One genomic window of Quercus lobata isolate SW786 chromosome 9, ValleyOak3.0 Primary Assembly, whole genome shotgun sequence includes the following:
- the LOC115959259 gene encoding purine permease 3-like, with product MELEAQGNPAMKKVLLILSCILLSIGGGGPLIMRLYFIHGGKRVWFSSWLQTGGWPIILFPLIITYFNRRAKQGTSTKLFFMKPPLFIASAVIGILTGFVDYLYAYGVARLPVSTSSLIIASQLAFTAAFAFLLVKQKFTSYSINAVVLLTIGAGVLALHTSNDRPSGETNKEYFSGFFMTLGASALYGFVLPLVELTYRKAKQAITYSLVMEIQMVISLFATILCTIGMLINKDFQAIPREARAFELGETKYYMVIVFNAIVCQCFFMGTVGIIFCASSLLSGILIAVLLPVTEILAVIFYREKFQAEKGVALALSLWGFVSYFYGEIKDDRKKKQILVETQVPQDIPNP from the exons ATGGAACTGGAAGCTCAAGGAAACCCCGCCATGAAAAAAGTTCTTCTCATACTAAGCTGTATCCTATTATCTATAGGCGGTGGCGGCCCACTAATAATGCGACTTTACTTCATCCATGGCGGAAAAAGAGTTTGGTTCTCAAGTTGGCTTCAAACTGGTGGCTGGCCTATCATTCTCTTCCCTCTCATAATCACATACTTTAACCGCCGAGCCAAACAAGGCACAAGCACCAAGCTCTTCTTCATGAAACCACCTTTGTTCATTGCCTCCGCAGTTATAGGAATCCTCACAGGCTTTGTTGACTATCTCTACGCCTATGGCGTGGCTCGCCTTCCCGTCTCAACTTCTTCTTTAATCATTGCCTCACAGCTTGCTTTCACTGCTGCCTTTGCTTTCCTTTTAGTGAAGCAAAAGTTCACTTCCTATTCCATAAATGCAGTGGTTTTGCTCACCATTGGAGCTGGTGTTTTGGCTTTACATACGAGCAATGATCGTCCTAGTGGTGAAACTAATAAGGAGTACTTTTCTGGGTTCTTCATGACACTAGGTGCTTCAGCACTATATGGGTTTGTGCTGCCGTTGGTGGAATTGACCTACAGGAAGGCCAAGCAGGCCATCACTTATTCATTGGTGATGGAGATTCAGATGGTGATCAGTTTGTTTGCAACTATTCTTTGCACCATAGGGATGCTAATTAACAAAGACTTCCAG GCAATTCCAAGAGAAGCAAGGGCATTTGAGCTCGGGGAAACAAAGTACTACATGGTGATAGTGTTTAATGCAATTGTTTGTCAGTGTTTCTTCATGGGAACAGTGGGAATCATCTTTTGTGCTTCGTCTTTGCTATCTGGAATTTTAATTGCAGTTCTACTCCCAGTGACAGAGATCCTAGCAGTTATTTTCTACCGAGAAAAATTTCAAGCGGAAAAAGGAGTTGCTCTTGCACTTTCTCTATGGGGATTTGTTTCATACTTTTATGGTGAGATAAAAGATGACAGGAAAAAGAAGCAGATTCTGGTAGAGACACAAGTACCTCAGGATATTCCCAATCCATGA
- the LOC115958896 gene encoding uncharacterized protein LOC115958896 translates to MELSSDWKSLFPISSVFKPPLLVTDSDSDSDSKPILGPLFFNPKPKTLSLLFTSPSLPNAAPPFLQTQTHNLLSFLRLPLSNSLLLFFPTGPNSDRLGFLLLSIKASRFDTWGAKDDDVLHESTGFEYRILRIAVNPNPNPFPFQGNNYNHSTAVGYLLASTLCSVHWFGVQEIHNSGKFPRVSYLGSKVFKTSSVVYACWSPHIPEESVVLLESGALFLFDLESCFGRSRTSNSNARFRGTKLSVSWDADADSGNCKWLSCEFSWHPRILIVARSDAVFLVDLRFDGCAVSCLAKVEMLRMYTLVQNERFLTFTMAGSDGFCFALASDSLLVLCDVRKPMMPLLQWAHGLDNPCHINVFRLSELRSNSRDDKYRWASESGFCIILGSFQNCEFNLFCYGPTLPTLRGSIVSEVSKVLKTHYAWELPSDLLLSGRECQCGSCLVREEILKDDLPEWIDWQHKKELALGFVILDKDLSAMLSESNEFGGFTLIRLMSSGKLESQSYCASWKLKELHIERFHFKDNSLYIMDDEEYKFPRRFKYVKLDKLSAYLNGSLTEVLVSKLKKPCKGPREKESFSSESHEILCEKLKACGFGRLRSSPAVSVIFNDISLPASIHEVALRRLWAGLPMELLQLAYSNYSEFLEVLLDQKKVSLEFLVVPDLPQLPPFFLRRPSCRSNKWSHKVQQDDALVGPVLPLPILLTLHEYRNGHSESEEEAGVFSLEREISLQCDEIKQVASEMALSDSSCELLGDQAVSLADEREDMWGSSQKPKPFCIYHPVAFKCSAMDHAQDNVFKDEKFDNLIFKVPEKKHVPNGLVETVGPELFDDLCPADLRFDTSAKNFGPNELKIYKVLKKKWSKWQDGFNLYQQFCTESKFQKQSA, encoded by the coding sequence ATGGAGCTATCGTCGGACTGGAAATCCCTCTTCCCAATATCATCAGTTTTCAAACCTCCACTTCTCGTCACAGATTCAGACTCAGACTCAGACTCAAAACCCATATTGGGTCCGCTCTTCTTCAACCCTAAACCCAAAaccctttctcttctcttcacCTCTCCATCTCTCCCAAACGCCGCACCACCTTTCCTCCAAactcaaacccacaacctccTCTCCTTCCTTCGCCTCCCTCTTTCCAACTCCCTCCTTCTCTTCTTCCCCACCGGTCCCAACTCCGACCGGCTCGGCTTCTTGCTTCTCTCTATCAAAGCTTCCCGTTTCGACACTTGGGGCGCCAAAGACGATGACGTTTTACACGAAAGTACCGGGTTCGAGTACCGCATTCTCAGGATCGCGGTTAACCCCAACCCCAACCCTTTTCCCTTTCAAGGTAATAATTATAATCATTCCACTGCTGTTGGGTATTTGCTGGCTTCTACATTGTGCTCTGTGCATTGGTTTGGTGTTCAGGAAATTCATAATTCTGGTAAATTTCCCAGAGTTTCTTATTTAGGTTCTAAGGTTTTTAAGACTAGTTCTGTTGTGTATGCTTGTTGGAGTCCGCATATACCCGAGGAGAGTGTAGTTTTGTTAGAAAGTGGTGCTTTATTCTTGTTTGATTTGGAGTCTTGTTTTGGAAGAAGTAGGACTTCCAATTCCAATGCGCGTTTTAGAGGGACTAAGTTGTCTGTATCGTGGGATGCTGATGCTGATTCCGGGAACTGTAAATGGTTGAGCTGTGAATTCAGTTGGCATCCTAGGATTTTGATTGTTGCCCGGTCTGATGCTGTTTTCTTGGTCGATTTGAGGTTTGATGGGTGTGCTGTGAGTTGTTTAGCTAAGGTTGAGATGTTGAGGATGTATACTTTGGTTCAAAATGAACGGTTCCTTACGTTTACAATGGCGGGATCTGATGGTTTCTGTTTTGCATTGGCCTCAGATAGTTTGTTGGTTCTTTGTGATGTGCGGAAACCAATGATGCCGCTGTTGCAATGGGCTCACGGTCTTGATAATCCGTGCCATATTAATGTATTTAGATTGTCGGAATTGAGATCAAACTCAAGGGATGATAAATATAGGTGGGCTTCTGAATCGGGTTTTTGTATTATATTGGGATCTTTTCAGAATTGTGAGTTTAATCTATTTTGTTATGGACCTACTTTACCAACCTTGAGAGGATCCATTGTTTCTGAAGTTTCGAAAGTTTTGAAAACCCATTATGCGTGGGAGCTCCCTTCAGATCTCTTATTGTCGGGTCGTGAGTGTCAATGTGGAAGTTGTCTTGTGAGAGAGGAGATTTTGAAGGATGATCTTCCTGAATGGATTGATTGGCAGCATAAGAAAGAATTGGCTTTgggttttgtcattttagaCAAAGATCTATCAGCAATGCTTTCTGAGTCGAATGAATTTGGTGGTTTTACCTTGATAAGACTTATGTCATCAGGGAAGCTTGAATCACAAAGCTATTGTGCCTCGTGGAAGTTGAAAGAACTTCACATAGAACGGTTCCATTTTAAAGATAATTCCCTGTATATTATGGATGACGAGGAGTACAAATTTCCTAGAAGATTTAAGTACGTGAAACTTGATAAACTCTCTGCATATTTGAATGGTAGTCTAACTGAAGTCCTggtttcaaaattgaaaaagccTTGCAAGGGTCCTCGAGAGAAGGAATCTTTTAGCTCAGAATCTCATGAAATCTTGTGTGAGAAGTTGAAGGCTTGTGGGTTTGGTCGATTGAGATCGTCTCCTGCAGTTTCTGTTATTTTTAATGACATCAGCTTGCCAGCAAGCATACATGAGGTTGCTTTGAGAAGGTTGTGGGCAGGCCTGCCAATGGAACTCTTACAACTGGCCTATTCCAACTACTCAGAGTTCCTTGAGGTACTTTTGGACCAGAAAAAAGTATCTTTGGAATTTCTAGTTGTCCCTGACCTACCTCAATTGCCTCCTTTCTTCCTAAGAAGGCCTTCATGCCGTAGCAATAAGTGGTCACACAAAGTGCAGCAGGATGATGCTCTAGTGGGTCCAGTACTGCCTCTTCCTATTTTACTTACACTTCATGAGTATCGTAATGGCCACTCAGAATCGGAAGAAGAAGCAGGTGTATTTTCATTAGAGAGGGAAATTAGCCTGCAATGTGATGAAATCAAGCAGGTGGCCAGTGAAATGGCCTTGTCAGATTCTAGTTGTGAGCTTCTTGGCGACCAAGCTGTCTCCCTTGCTGATGAAAGAGAAGATATGTGGGGCagttctcaaaaaccaaaaccTTTTTGTATATACCATCCAGTTGCATTTAAGTGCTCTGCCATGGATCACGCACAAGACAATGTCTTTAAGGATGAGAAATTTGATAACCTGATTTTTAAAGTGCCTGAGAAGAAGCATGTTCCTAATGGCTTGGTGGAAACCGTTGGACCAGAACTGTTTGATGATCTCTGCCCCGCTGATTTGAGATTTGATACTTCTGCCAAGAACTTCGGGCCAAATGAATTAAAGATATACAAAGTTTTGAAGAAGAAATGGTCTAAATGGCAAGACGGATTTAATTTATATCAGCAATTTTGCACAGAGTCTAAATTCCAAAAGCAATCGGCATGA